Proteins from a genomic interval of Anolis sagrei isolate rAnoSag1 chromosome 1, rAnoSag1.mat, whole genome shotgun sequence:
- the LOC132762872 gene encoding alpha-1-antitrypsin-like yields MKILFFPFFLIAGSLANNPYPDSSGHPNNNNNWNNNYRNEIYGNRENQPNQRNRQTPNQVLVNSNSDFAFKFFREVSSNRGQQYNSRKKNIVFSPMCISSAFAMLALGARANTLDQILRGLDFRPSEIQEKTIHESFHDLIYMLNNVGPGLQMEMGNCLFVEKKLHPQEQFLYGLRNIYGGDIYLENFKNTVETEQHINNYVERKTHGKIAKLVDGVDPITEILLVSYMYLKAKWKKPFNPKYTEMQNFYIDGYNVVKVPTMFQMGMFEAGRDDERSCTVLKMPYEGHAAAYFILPDKGQLDKVARSLSCGALRAWKKILTKSSVNVYLPKCMAIGELHLKDIMYTMGVVDVFTDKADLSGITGQPRHRLSEAIHKAMMLIDERGTEAAAASSMDLVPMSTPSVLKFNMPFIVMVVEENTESILFMATIMNPNEN; encoded by the exons ATGAAAATCttattcttccctttctttttaattGCGGGGAGCCTTGCTAACAATCCTTATCCAGACAGTTCTGGTCAtcccaacaataacaacaattggaACAACAACTACCGAAATGAAATATATGGTAATCGTGAAAATCAGCCCAACCAAAGAAATCGCCAGACGCCAAACCAGGTGCTAGTCAACAGTAATTCTGACTTTGCGTTTAAGTTCTTCAGGGAGGTTTCTTCCAACAGAGGTCAGCAGTATAATTCCAGAAAGAAGAACATTGTCTTCTCTCCCATGTGCATCTCCTCTGCCTTTGCCATGCTGGCCTTGGGTGCCAGGGCCAACACCTTAGATCAGATCCTTAGAGGACTGGATTTTAGGCCATCAGAAATCCAGGAAAAAACAATCCATGAAAGCTTCCATGACCTCATCTACATGCTAAACAATGTAGGACCTGGCCTCCAGATGGAGATGGGCAATTGCCTCTTTGTAGAAAAGAAGCTGCATCCACAAGAGCAATTTTTATATGGACTCAGAAATATCTATGGAGGAGACATTTATCTGGAAAACTTTAAGAACACGGTTGAAACAGAACAGCACATCAATAATTATGTTGAAAGGAAAACCCATGGGAAGATTGCCAAGCTTGTTGATGGGGTGGACCCAATTACTGAAATACTATTGGTTAGCTATATGTATTTGAAAG CTAAATGGAAGAAGCCTTTCAATCCCAAGTACACTGAAATGCAGAACTTCTATATAGATGGCTACAATGTAGTGAAAGTGCCTACGATGTTCCAGATGGGCATGTTTGAAGCTGGCCGTGACGATGAGCGTTCTTGCACTGTTTTGAAAATGCCCTATGAAGGGCATGCTGCTGCATATTTTATTCTACCTGACAAAGGGCAACTGGACAAGGTGGCCAGAAGCTTATCATGTGGAGCTTTGAGGGCATGGAAAAAAATACTTACAAAGAG CTCTGTCAATGTGTATCTTCCAAAGTGCATGGCTATTGGAGAACTTCACTTGAAAGATATAATGTACACTATGGGTGTGGTGGATGTCTTCACTGACAAAGCAGATCTTTCTGGAATCACGGGGCAACCACGGCACAGGCTCTCAGAG gCCATTCATAAAGCAATGATGTTGATAGATGAGAGAGGAACAGAAGCTGCTGCAGCATCCTCCATGGACCTGGTACCAATGTCTACACCTTCCGTTCTGAAGTTTAACATGCCTTTCATAGTTATGGTTGTCGAAGAAAATACTGAGAGTATCCTCTTCATGGCAACAATTATGAATCCAAATGAGAACTAG